One Algoriphagus sp. Y33 genomic window, GAAAGAATCCGGGGAAATTATTATGCTGATGCGTCTCGTGAATATTAGGTATCACAGCAACTTTCTTCACCCCAAGATCTTCCAATATCTTTTTTTCATCCTCTGTGACTGTTAGCGTCAAATCTGCTTTTTGAGCTATTGAAAATTCTAGTTTTTTGAAACGCACTGACTTACGCTTCAACTTTTTACTGTTGGAAAGTTCTGCCTCTCTTGCCAATCGTACAAAATGCAAATCAATGGTATCATAAATCCATTTTATCTGGGGATTTACCTTGAAAATCCACTCAAATTCTACATTTAGTTGAGGACGACAAATCCACGCAAGATCTACTGATGGTAAAAGGTCCCTAAGTTCCTTCATCATCCCTTTGCGGTCAGGAAATACATATAACACCTCGATACCTATACTTATCAGCTCTTCAAGATAAGGAGTAGCAACTTGCCCTTTTCTCGGAACCACTATCACGTGATATCTTAAGCTATTCAAAAGCTTTATTAAGTAAAATGCCCGTAGTGAACCTGAATCCCGATCATACTCAGGAAGACCAATATCTATGAATAGTACATTTTTTGAGTTCAATAGAACACGGGCATTCTGCTCCTTATCCGATGACCTGACTATTAAATCCTCATCCATCCCATCCAATGGTAAAGACACATCAAACATCTCAGCATTTGACTCGACACCATAATTAACTATTTTAGCCTGAGGAATATACAAAATAGACTTTTGAAGCTTTTGGCGAAAACTCAGAGAAAGTTTACAGAATGCTATAGACAATGATGATTGCCTTACATCAAATCCTCCAGAATTATCAAAATCGGATTTTCTGACCAAATTACTGCTTACGGAAGCACATTCAATTTCCCTTTTAAAATTATATTTGGGACGCTCAGGAAAATCCGATTTCCCATAGCTATGAAAATGGAATTCCGAATCCAAAAAAATCCCTGCCTCGTCCAAAAGCCCATCTATAGAAAGCACTTTTCCAGTAACTATTCCTATACGGCGATCTTCGTTAATTTCTGTCAGTAGTGAACTTAACCAATTAGGCTGTAAAAGAAATAATGGATTCAACACTGCAAAAAATTCCCCATGGGCTTTGGCTACAACATAATTTAGGGTTTCCAAGACATTAACCTGTTCGGAACTCTGGATTAAAGTGGCTCCTGTCACATTATCCTTTGTAAACCGGGCTACGTCATCCTTAGCTACATGCAGAATTAGCATCACTTCTACTTTAATCCCAGAACTATTTTCTTCTACGGATTCCAGAAGTCTAACCAACTTATTTAAGTTATCCCTGCACAATATCACCAAGGTAACCTTAGGATTTTCCTGCACAGGGAAACAAAATTTTCTTTCAGAAATCTCCTGATCTGAAAGCTTTGGTAAGCTAAATTTATTTGGATAAAAGCTGTGACCAAACAAACGCATTAATTTACTCTTCCAAGGCAGAGATTTACTATCATGAATCCTAGATGGGGCAAAGATTTGATTTAATAAGCCAAGTACATACAGCCTAAACAACGATGGCCTAAGCAATGGATTAAACACTCTTCCCTCCTTCACATGGCGAGCATACTCTTGGTCAATCAGAAAATGTATTTTTTTTATAAATGAGTTCATCCCTTGGAAAATCGACTCGCTATTGACAACCGCAATTTTATTCTATCTCACTAAACTGCTGCATATTCACCAACCTGCTATAAAGCCCATCCTGTTCAATAAGTTCCTGATGGTTGCCTTGCTCGATGATTTTACCGCCTTCCAGCACGATGATTATATCCGCATTCTGTATTGTACTCAGTCTGTGTGCGATCACCAGCGAGGTTCTGTTTTTCATCAGATTATTCAACGCATCCTGTACAAGCTTTTCGGACTCTGTATCCAAGGCAGAGGTAGCTTCATCCAAGAGCATAATCGGTGGATTTTTCAACACTGCCCTAGCGATACAAATCCGCTGTTTCTGCCCTCCTGAAAGCTTGAGGCCTCTGTCGCCCATATTGGACTGGTAGCCATTCTCCGTCTCCAAAATGAATTCATGGGCATTGGCGATTTTTGCCGCCGCTTCCACCTCTTCCACGCTTGCAGCAGGATTTCCAAAGGCTATGTTATTATAAATGGTATCGTTGAAAAGGATGGATTCCTGATTCACCAGACCCATCATCCCACGGAGCGAATCCATGGTTACTTTCCTGATATCGTGACCATCAATGCTGATCGTTCCCTGCTGGGGTTCAATAAACCGGGGCAGCAAATCCATCAGCGTGGATTTTCCTCCTCCTGATGGTCCTACGAGCGCTACAGTTTTACCTTTGGGGATGACCAGATTTATGTCATCCAACACTGCCCTTCCGGGATAGGAGAATGAAAGATTTGTGATTTCGATCTTTTCCTTAAACCCGGTCAATTCCATTGCATTTGGAACATCTTCGATCTCCGGCTTTTCATCAATCAACTCCAAAACCCGCTCACCCGCGGCCAATCCTGAATGAATTGTACTGAAGGAATTGGTCAGCGCTTTGGCTGGGCGCATTACCTGGCTAAATAATGCGATATAAGCGATAAAGTCGGAAGGCGAAAGCTCAGACTGGTTATTGATGATCAACGAACCTCCATAAAGCACAATTCCGGTCACCATGGTGACACCGAGAAATTCCGACACGGGAGAGCTCAACTGCTGTCGCTTGGCCATCTTCTTTCCGAGCCGGGAATATTTCACATTTTCATTGTGGAATTTATCTTTGATCAGCTCGGTAGCATTGAAGGCCTTAATGATCTTGATCCCCGACAGTGCTTCGTCCAGGTAACTGATCATCACGCCATAAAGATGCTGTGCCTGGGTAGCCTGAGCTTTAAGCCGCTTGACTATTTTCGCAATGAAGAATGCAGATACCGGAATTACCAACAGAGAAAATACCGTCAATTTATAAGAAATGGCAAACAGCATAAATATATAGGCGATTAGCTGTAAGGGTTCCTTGAAAATCACCTGAAGCGTAGCCGTGACGGAAAACTGTACCACCTGGACATCGGAAGAGATCTTGGAAATAATATCTCCTTTACGCTGATTGCTAAAATAGCCCACGTGCAAATTCATGACATTGTCAAACACCCGCTTCCTCAAATTAAGCAAGGTGTGGATCCTCATATTCTCCATCACCCGCTCTGAGAAATACCTAAAAAGATTCCCAAGAAGAACTGACAAAATTATGACTCCACATACCAACTGCAAAGCTCCCAACGGACCGTAATGCAAATTGGCCTGCTGCGCGTAGTAATTTAGGTACCCAAAAACATCCGTCCAGTTTTCCGGCTTTGTTGTGGCAGAAGCCCCGGTACCTTCAGTGTTGAAAAGCGTACTAAGAAGCGGGGCAAGCATCGCAAGATTAAGCGTATTGAATATCACCCCCAGTACAGTGAATACAAGGTAGGGAATGGCAAATTTTTCTATGGGTTTGGCAAATGCCAATAACCTGAAATAAGTCTTCATTAATATATTACAGCAATGGAACTAGTTGGTTTATAATCTATTTTAATCGCACAAAACTACTATCCCTATTCCGGATTGGATCAAAGTATATTTTTTTTACATCATGGAGGCTACAATCAGAATTCTTGGCAGCCATTTGCTGTCTTAGTTTTTCTTTGGAAACCCGGATTTGATCCTTGCTTTTATAGAACGCCATAAGGGACTTTATAATCCAAAATTTCCCGATCAATAGACGTAAAAACACCTCTACAATAATCAATTGACAGTACCAGAGTCTCAGCGGCAGCCCGTCAAGATGAATGGCGTGAAGGATAAATTTGTTTTTGTACACCGCTGCTTGGATCGCTCTTTTGGTCTTCACCCTACGGATGCTCGTAGACACTTCATGAAAGCAAATGGCTTCATGTTCATAGTAGCACTTCCAGCCTAGTCTCCAAGCCCTGAAGCTCAGATCTACGTCTTCACAGTAAAAAGGAGAAAACACTTCATCAAAACCATCAAGTTCCATTAATTTCTCCCTACAAATCAATGCATTTGCCCCTGAAAGGTAGGCTGTGGGGGTTCTTTTGGTCAAATCGTTACTGTAGAAAAATTGGGTTGCCTTGAACTTCAATCCGCTGAAAGCGAGCAACCGTGCAGCATCCTCAATTTTCCTATCCTTATTCATAATCCTTGACATCACCCCAAACGCATCCTGATCTTCAAAATAACGCCAAAGCTTAGAGAAATATTCCCCGGTAAGGGAAACATCTGAATTCAGCAACATGACCAGATCCATTTTAGCGAGCCGGATTCCCCGGTTGCAAGTATAGGAAAACCCACGATTTGAGTCATTCACCAGCAACTTCACCTCCGGATAAGTAGTTCTGACAAAATCCACTGAAGTATCGGCAGAGCAATCGTCCACCACTATTACTTCATACGGCACATGGGCATACCGGATCGCCCGAAGCGTATCGGGGAGGTATTTTTCAAGTAGGGAAACTCCATTGTAATTGGGTATTATGATGGAAACACTCTTCTTGATGGACATAAGGGACAATGTGGAATCGGGACTGATATCGGTAGTTCGCTGGCGCGTTTTCGCAGAAAATGAGACTAGATAAAACTGGAGAAACCTAATCCATCAGCCTATCTTGCTCTAAGCTGATGGAAAGGAATTCAACCGCAAAGTTAACCGTTGGTTTGGTTTTCTATTTCTTATCAGACGCAACCAAAACGTAAACGCTACAGAAGACCCCAAATAATCCCGGGAGGTAAAATGAAAGTTAGTGGTTAAGTGTAGTTGGGAATGTTGCCAAGATTGTCTTTTGTAGTAAAGAGATTTCAGGTTACATGTAACTATTAATTCAACCCGCATTAATCAAAAGACTATTGCAACAGCCCCTTATAAAAATCCCCAAAGCGGGAGGCT contains:
- a CDS encoding glycosyltransferase, with the protein product MVRLLESVEENSSGIKVEVMLILHVAKDDVARFTKDNVTGATLIQSSEQVNVLETLNYVVAKAHGEFFAVLNPLFLLQPNWLSSLLTEINEDRRIGIVTGKVLSIDGLLDEAGIFLDSEFHFHSYGKSDFPERPKYNFKREIECASVSSNLVRKSDFDNSGGFDVRQSSLSIAFCKLSLSFRQKLQKSILYIPQAKIVNYGVESNAEMFDVSLPLDGMDEDLIVRSSDKEQNARVLLNSKNVLFIDIGLPEYDRDSGSLRAFYLIKLLNSLRYHVIVVPRKGQVATPYLEELISIGIEVLYVFPDRKGMMKELRDLLPSVDLAWICRPQLNVEFEWIFKVNPQIKWIYDTIDLHFVRLAREAELSNSKKLKRKSVRFKKLEFSIAQKADLTLTVTEDEKKILEDLGVKKVAVIPNIHETHQHNNFPGFFPREGLLFIGSYHHPPNVDAVKWLIEEIMPIVWKKFRISVTLLGDAPDKEVKALESELVKVPGYVKDVEPYFTSHRFFVAPLRYGAGMKGKIGQSLAYKLPIVTTSIGAEGIGLTHGLDVLIANDKESFAQQIINAYEDEKLWQNLSYNSGKVLNNYSPDRVREKLQTIFEGLV
- a CDS encoding ABC transporter ATP-binding protein, producing MKTYFRLLAFAKPIEKFAIPYLVFTVLGVIFNTLNLAMLAPLLSTLFNTEGTGASATTKPENWTDVFGYLNYYAQQANLHYGPLGALQLVCGVIILSVLLGNLFRYFSERVMENMRIHTLLNLRKRVFDNVMNLHVGYFSNQRKGDIISKISSDVQVVQFSVTATLQVIFKEPLQLIAYIFMLFAISYKLTVFSLLVIPVSAFFIAKIVKRLKAQATQAQHLYGVMISYLDEALSGIKIIKAFNATELIKDKFHNENVKYSRLGKKMAKRQQLSSPVSEFLGVTMVTGIVLYGGSLIINNQSELSPSDFIAYIALFSQVMRPAKALTNSFSTIHSGLAAGERVLELIDEKPEIEDVPNAMELTGFKEKIEITNLSFSYPGRAVLDDINLVIPKGKTVALVGPSGGGKSTLMDLLPRFIEPQQGTISIDGHDIRKVTMDSLRGMMGLVNQESILFNDTIYNNIAFGNPAASVEEVEAAAKIANAHEFILETENGYQSNMGDRGLKLSGGQKQRICIARAVLKNPPIMLLDEATSALDTESEKLVQDALNNLMKNRTSLVIAHRLSTIQNADIIIVLEGGKIIEQGNHQELIEQDGLYSRLVNMQQFSEIE
- a CDS encoding glycosyltransferase family 2 protein, translated to MSIKKSVSIIIPNYNGVSLLEKYLPDTLRAIRYAHVPYEVIVVDDCSADTSVDFVRTTYPEVKLLVNDSNRGFSYTCNRGIRLAKMDLVMLLNSDVSLTGEYFSKLWRYFEDQDAFGVMSRIMNKDRKIEDAARLLAFSGLKFKATQFFYSNDLTKRTPTAYLSGANALICREKLMELDGFDEVFSPFYCEDVDLSFRAWRLGWKCYYEHEAICFHEVSTSIRRVKTKRAIQAAVYKNKFILHAIHLDGLPLRLWYCQLIIVEVFLRLLIGKFWIIKSLMAFYKSKDQIRVSKEKLRQQMAAKNSDCSLHDVKKIYFDPIRNRDSSFVRLK